The genomic interval TCAGGTGGATGAACGGACAGCAGCGCAGAGCACGCTTAAAGCCTGCACggaacctacacacacacactcacacacacaccaaaatacacacatgcatagacacacacaccaatacagacacacaccaaaatacacacacaaaaaaaccaaaacatacaccaaaaaacacacacacacacacacagacacaccaaaatacaaacacacacagacacacacacaccaaaatacacacatacatagacacacacaccaatacacacacacacaccaaaatacacacacatagacacaccaaaataaacacatccacacagattGTATATGTTAgtgtccatgtgtgtctgttaggCCAACctactgatgtgtgtgtgagcgtgtgtctgcgtgtgtattttggtatgtgtgtctgtgtgaatgtgtctttttgtgtgtgtgtctctgtgggtgttTATGTTTAGTTAGTTAGGTTACCTAGACCAACaaactgatgtgtgtgtgcatctgtgttttgtgtgtgtttgtgtctctgtgggtgtgtatgtgtgtattttggtgtgtgtgtgtgtgttttgctcaGTTAGTTCGATAACCTAGGCCAACATactgatgtctgtgtgtgtgtgtgtacctgttgtTGAGACAACAGTAGATGATTGGGTTGTACATGGTGGAGCTCATGGCCAGCCACAGCACGGACAGGTACACCTGAAGGGTTATAATCAGTTAAGAACCCTGTCAACTACATTTTACAGTTTCTTtggattgcttacacactaaaattaaaagtagtacactattagcaaaaccttacactcaagaagcaaaacatcagcccATATTTGCACAACTATAAGCACATTGTCAACCTCACACTTGTTgaaaaactctacacacagtgatttgcaaaacactaaacacacttaacatacattacacacaaaaatctATCATGAAGTCACTTCCTTGCAATACCAAAGCACTGACTGTCAAATTACCGCACCGTCCAACCAATtggttcaacacagtcatcaggtgtgcaaacacttgtttgcttAATTGAAGACACCAATCAGGTGTATAAGCACTATAAAAAGCAGCAGGTGAGTTCATCAGTCTTCaagcacaatggaaagagtcagagaaagagtaagacgaggaggagaacgaggagaacgaggaggaggacaaggaggaggaatcaacagaggaagaggaagagatggaggccatgctggaggtagaggaagaggaagacaagaaggtgCTCAAAGAGGACCGAATCTGACAAATGAGATCCGTGCAACACTGGTTGACCACGTTGTCAACTATGGCCTGacgctgagggaggctggactgtacagacaaatctaagcccatacacagtggcaagtgtgataagaacattttgactggaaaataggtattgtatgaatatcatcatatcaaaaacatctgcacGGTTTCAGTAActgcttacagtactgtattctATGCACTATCAGCACTTCTGTTACCTTTTCCTGTGAAATTACTGTACTATTGTAtactgtttagttttttttctacatAGGATTGAGGGTCAGGAACGACAAGGGGGAAGGCCTCCTatgttcacagaacagcaagagagggagatagtaaACATGGTTTTGGCCAACAAGGCTATAACTCAATCAGCTCTAAACTAACATTGTCAATAACCATACCAGTTTCAACGATATCCATCAGGTCTCAACACTGGCACGCATCCTAAATAAAAAACCTATTCAAATGAAGCAAATTTATCAAGTACCTTTCGAGCGCAATTCCGAAAGGATGAAACGACTGCGGCATGATTATGCAGAGGTATGTATTCACTTTAGCAGTGTGATCTTGCATACTGTCTCATAatcttttactgtactgtaataagTGTACTACATCTACATTGAACTATACAATTTTGCCTGACACTGTTCTTCAGAGAGTTTTacgaatggatggagaggagatccAGCATGAGTTCATTTACGTAGATGAGGCTGGGTTCAACCTGACGAGAACACGAAGGAGGGGAAGAAACATCATTGGCCACAGGGCTATAGTCAATGTCCCAGGGCACCGTGGGGGTAATATAACACTCTGTGCAGCCATTACACAGAATGGGGTCCTCCACCGCCATGCCTATATTGGCCCTTACAACACAGCACTCATACTTACATTCTTGGACCAAATGCACAACATAACAGTAGCAAATCAAACCTATCAtatgcaatacattgttgtctGGGACAATGTGTCTTTCCACCGTTCTGCTCTGGTTCAGAACTGGTTTCAGCAACATCCACATTTCACCGTCCTATATCTTCCACcatactctccattcctcaaccctATAGAAGACTTTTTctcggcatggcggtggaaggtatatgatctccgtctccaggctgaggtacccctcatccaagccatggaggaggccTGTGACCAGATAGAGGTAGCAGCGATGCAAGGATGGATTCGTCATTCAAGACGTCATTTCCAAGGTGtcttgctaatgacaacattgcctgcgatgttgatgaaattctctggccagatccagctaggcgaagagacaatgtctagtttttattttaattttttacagtaaacttacagtacaatacgtgaagtgacattttgttacagtattatgaatctccatgtcaacattttggggCGTGTTGAGAAATGAATGAGTTTCTTAAGTCTGCAACATTGgtcttgtgtagtgtttggtgtatttacattatatttgtactttgttgatggtagcctactctaatcatagggaagtagaagtgctaaaagtgttttaggtttatCACAGCAGAGTGTAACTTGTGCAAACAGAGTATAGTAAtgtgaaacgtgtgtgtttcatatggtaacaaagtgtggtttttaaacagaagtgtatagTTTTTACAACAGTGTGCAAAGGATCTGTAGTGTTTTGTTAATTGGGGGTGTGGTTGTGCtaattgtgtgtagtgttttgaaaacacgGGCCCTGTTTTGAAAATCGTGCTTAACCAatctaaattttttttaaatgataccACATACCACGGGTCTGACATTGAGAAGGGAGTTTTGTATATGATACCATATACCACAGGTCTGACATTGTGGAGGGCGTTTGTATATGATACCATATACCACGGGCCTGACATTGAGAAGGGCGTTTTGTATATGATACCATATACCATGGGCCTGACATTGAGGAGGGCGTTTGTATATGATACCATATACCACAGGTCTGACATTGTGGAGGGCGTTTGTATATGATACCATATACCACGGGCCTGACATTGAGAAGGGCGTTTTGTATATGATACCATATACCATGGGCCTGACATTGAGGAGGGCGTTTGTATATGATACCATATACCACGGGCCTGACATTGAGAAGGGCGTTTTGTATATGATACCATATACCGCAGGTCTGACATTGTGGAGGGCGTTTGTATATGATACCATATACCACGGGCCTGACATTGAGAAGGGCGTTTTGTATATGATACCATATACCACAGGTCTGACATTGTGGAGGGTGTGTTGTATGTGATACCATATACCATGGGTCTGACATCGAAGAGTGTGTTTTGTATATGATAACATATACCATGGCCATGACACTGAGAAAGCTGTATGTGATACCATATACGATGGGTCTGACATCGAGGGGTGCGTTTGTATATGATACCATGTACCGCAGGTCTGACAGCGAGGAGGATGTTTTGTATATGATACCATATACCATGGGTCTGACATCGAGGAGGGTGTTTTGTATATGATACCATATACCATGGGTCTGACATCGAGGAGgatgttttgttaatgttgtgaaGACATCAGACCTGTTGTATGGAGGGcgttttgttaatgttgtgaaGACATCAGACCTGTTGTATGGAGGGcgttttgttaatgttgtgaaGACATCAGACCTGTTGTATAGAGggtgttttgttaatgttgtgaaGACATCAGACCTGTTGTATGGAGggtgttttgttaatgttgtgaaGACATCAGACCTGTTGTATGGAGggtgttttgttaatgttgtgaaGACATCAGACCTGTTGTATGGAGggtgttttgttaatgttgtgaaGACATAAGACCTGTTGTATGGAGggtgttttgttaatgttgtgaaGACATCAGACCTGTTGTATGGAGggtgttttgttaatgttgtgaaGACATCAGACCTGTTGTATGGAGGgtgttttgttaatattgtgAAGATGTCAGACATGTTGTATGGAGGgtgttttgttaatattgtgAAGATGTCAGACATGTTGTATGGAGggtgttttgttaatgttgtgaaGATGTCAGACCTGTTGTATGGCCTTGACTCTTTGGAGCTGTCTGTTGAGACCTGTAACCAGGAAGTAAAGATGGTAAGGTAACCAGCACACTGCAAACGTCACGACCACCATAATCATCATCTTCACCAcctagaaagacacacacagatacacacacagacacacacacagacacacaaagactaATAAGAAAGAGAATGGGTCATGGTTTTCTGTGAATGACTGGTTGCCTTGCTTTTGACCTGTGTCTGCTAGTCAGTTGACCTGTGTCTGCTAGTCAGTTGACCTGTGTCTGCTAGTCAGTTGACCTGTGTCTGCTAGCCAGTTGACCTGTGTCTGCTAGTCAGTTGACCTGTGTCTGCTAGTCTGTTGACCTGTGTCTGCTAGTCTGTTGACCTGTGTCTGCTAGTCAGTTGACCTGTGTCTGCTAGTCTGTTGACCTGTGTCTGCTAGTCAGTTGACCTGTATCTACTAGTCAGTTGGCCTGTATCTGCTAGTCTGTTGACCTGTGTTTGTTAGTCAGTTGACCTGTGTCTGCTAGTCAGTTGGCCTGTATCTGCTAGTCTGTTGACCTGTGTCTGTTAGTCAGTTGACCTGTGTCTGCTAGTCAGTTGGCCTGTATCTGCTAGTCTGTTGACCTGTGTCTGTTAGTCAGTTGACCTATGTCTGCTAGTCAGTTGGCCTGTATCTGCTAGTCTGTTGACCTGTGTCTGTTAGTCAGTTGGCCTGTGTCTGCTAGTCTGTTGACCTGTGTCTGTTAGTCAGTTGACCTGTGTCTGCTAGTCAGTTGGCCTGTGTCTGCTAGTCTGTTGACCTGTGTCTGCTAATCTGTTGACCTGTGTCTGTTAGTCAGTTGGCCTGTGTCTGTTAGTCAGTTGACCTGTATCTGAAGGTAGTAGTTATAGTTAATTAGTTAGCCAGTAAGGTTAACCTCCGCTTGAAGGGGTAGTTATCGTTAGTTAGTAAGTTATTTAGTTAATCAGTCAGTAAATTACCTTCCTCTTGGCTTGTATCTGAAGGTGGTAGTTATCGTTAGTTAGTTACCTTCCTCTTGGCTTGTATCTGAAGGTGGTAGTTATCGTTAGTTAGTTACCTTCCTCTTGGCTTGTATCTGAAGGTGGTAGTTATCGTTAGTTAGTTACCTTCCTCTTGGCTTGTATCTGAAGGTGGTAGTTATTGTTAGTTAGTTACCTTCCTCTTGGCTTGTATCTGAAGGTGGTAGTTATCGTTAGTTAGTTACCTTCCTCTTGGTTTGTATCTGAAGGTGGTAGTTATCATTAGTTAGTTACCTTCCTCTTGGCTTGTATCTGAAGGTGGTAGTTATCATTAGTTAGTTACCTTCCTCTTGGCTTGTATCTGAAGGTGGTAGTTATCATTAGTTAGTTACCTTCCTCTTGGCTTGTATCTGAAGGTGGTAGTTATCATTAGTTAGTTACCTTCCTCTTGGCTTGTATCTGAAGGTGGTAGTTATCATTAGTTAGTTACCTTCCTCTTGGCTTGTATCTGAAGGTGGTAGTTATCATTAGTTAGTTACCTTCCTCTTGGCTTGTATCTGAAGGTGGTAGTTATCATTAGTTAGTTACCTTTCTCTTGGCTTGTATCTGAAGGTGGTAGTTATCATAAGTTAGTTACCTTCCTCTTGGCTTGTATCTGAAGGTGGTAGTTATCATTATAATCTCCAGGGATTTCTCCACCCCACAGGGTCCGGCCCACCAGACTGTAGGTAACTGTCATCACCACTAGAGGCAGCATGTACACCAACACTGCTACTATTATATGATatctggagagaggaggagacaggagggagagaggaggagagagatggagagaggagagggagaggaggcgagaggagggggagaggagggggagaggagggggagaagagagaggaggagagaggaggagagaggagggagagagaagaagagaggagcagaaagagggggagagacagaaaagtgGGCAGGAAGCAAACTTACAGATGTACTAACATGAACCTGGTCTGTGATCTGTAGAtaagcagggtgtgtgtgtgcgtgtgtatatgtttgtgtgcgcgtgtcgtTAACATGAACCTGGTCTGTGGCCAGTAGATAAGCAggatgtgtgcgtgcgtgtgtcacCAACATGAATGCGTCCTGTGCACTGTGGGGCCAGAAGACGTAACAGAGCGTTCTCTGTCCGATCCGTTTGGTGGTTGAGTAGTAGCACAGTGGAAATGCCAGAACCACAGCCATGCTCCAGATACAGCCAATGACAGCCCTGGTTACTGTTGCAGAAAGGCGGGGCTTCAGTGGGTAGATGATGGCAATGTAGCTACCGTAAAAAGAAGTGACATAAGAAAAGGTTTAGAGTTAGAGGTCAAATCCCTGTCCAGGTCAAAATAAGAAGTGAAGCATTGAAGTCACTAAGCAGACCAGACCCTGGAGCCCCACCCCCAAACAGACCAGACCCTGGAGTCCCACCCCCAAACAGACCAGACCTAGGAGCCCCACCCCCAAACAGATCAGACCCAGGAGCCCCACCCCCAAACAGACCAGACCCAGAAGCCCCACCCCTAAACAGACCAGACCCAGGAGTCCCACCCCCAAAACAGACCAGACGCAGGAGTCCCACCCCCAAAACAGACCAGACCCAGGAGTCCCACCCCCAAAACAGACCAGACCCAGGAGCGCCACCCCCAAACAGACCAGACCCAGGAGCGCCACCCCCAAACAGACCAGACGCAGGAGCCCCACCCCCAAACAGACCAGACGCAGGAGCCCCACCCCCAAACAGACCAGGCCCAGGAGCCCCACCCCCAAACAGACCAGGCCCAGGAGCCCCACCCCCAAACAGACCAGGCCCAGGAGCCCCACCCCCAAACAGACCAGGCCCAGGAGCCCCACCCCCAAACAGACCAGGCCCAGGAGCCTCACCCCCAAACAGGTCAGACATAACTAAGTTTTCCAATTCAATAGCCAATGGTCTGAGTAGGGCATCTTCATTCATCCACAATCTTTGACTATAGTGCTGGTAGAGTGAAACGAAGACTGAGACATTAAAATGCATGAGCAGAACTGGAGTAATTCAGCAGAGGATATGAATATGTACAGGGTCACAGTTTGCTAGGGGGGTCTGGAGGCATGCCCCCCCCCGGGGatgattttttgggggggaaaactTCCTAAATATTTGGTAAAAATAAGGAAATGTTCAAATAACTGAAGTCCAATCAATCTTACAGCCATCAATACTGTAAGGACTACCAGGCAGGCAGGTTGTTTGGATCCAATCTTGGAGAGTGAAGTATTTTTAATTTGAAGACAAAAAGAGGTGCCAAAGGTACAGGCAACGGTCAAAATCCAGTAATCCAAAAAGGCACACAGGCAAATTTACACAAGGGCTAAGGCAAAACTCCTAGACTAAGGACTATGAAAAATACAAGGTCAAACACGGTAAGACAAAATAACTATTGATAAAGCTCTGTGACAAAGGCTCAGTATGTAGTCAAATGTACAAGACAACACAAGTGACAAAGAAACCAAATTGAGGACTGAAAAGTGCACAACCTCAAACagacacaggtgagatgaaTCCAGGTGATTGAGGTGGGAAGGTGCAGCGTTTGTGGAACACAGGATGACAAGGTgtccaggggtgtgaaggtaaGAGAACCAAGACCTGGAGTGATCAAGGTCAGTGTAGTGATCAAGTTCAGTGGTGTGATCAATGTCAGTGGTGTGATCAAGGTCAGGGTAGTGATCAATGTCAGTGGAGTGATTGAATGCGGGGACGGGAGCTGGGTACAGAGGCTTGGGAAGGAAAAGCCGTGCTGCGTTCAGGAGGTGCTAGAACAGGGTGTTACTGAAACCTGACTGCAGGCCTCATAAATACCTGTGTGATTGTTGATGTGaacatattaataaaaatatatattatataattatcATATTTTCTCATCTATATCTTGAGTTGGGTTATGATGGGTGTTTAACTACTTGAACaattcattcatacatgtacaATAAATTGATTAATTTAAGCCCAGACATGGCCAAGGCCTTACAGGTCTCCATCAGTTGTATTAAATTATCAGTGTGTCTAATAAATCACTGTGTTCATTTAATGAAAATATCTCACATAATTTTCACTCTCTCAGATTGTTATTTTGAAGTCTGGAGAAATTGTTTTTAAACTTAATCCAGAACTTTTAAGGATATCAtgttctccatgtctgtctctgtcattatgTGGTGGCCTTTTTCATGTATTAAAGGAAAAGTTTGCTATTTTGGTCCTGGGGCCTTTTTTGGGTTATCTAGCCTAATGCCGGACAGTGAAGGCTTTATTTTTTTGGAATGAATACAGTTTTGAGAGTTTACGATTCTTTAAAAGGAAGCATCTCCCAGCTACAATGAAAGTGAACGAGGCAATGGATATAGCACGTAAAATGATATGATACATTTGgtttttccaaaatgggaaggccaGGGTATGTTGATACAGGTCTCCGTATGTTCTCTAAAAACCATGTGTGTCAAAACGAACATTTGGTTGCCTTTCTCCTGTATTTAGGtacaaatgtaatgaaatcCTCAGTTTGAGCACAGCCAGGCACTTAACTCCATCTCAACTGCTGTTGGCTTCCTCTGCTCACATCTGTTATCTCCTACCATGATCATGACCACAACAAGCAAAGCTTTCAGACACGGACCTCTTACGATCCATGGTATAGATGAACTTCAAAAGATCCAAGCTAAATAAATCCCAATTGACAGACATTTTGCCAGaggggtgtggtgtgtgttactGCCAAGATCCATAGCGACTTAAATCCTGTACTCATCATAGAAAATACAATGTCTTCTTATCTTTTCTTTTGTAAGCGGTGATGGCACATCCATTGCTAACATGCTGATCCAAAGATGAAGTCCAGTGAAGATACATTTAATTACTTTTGTCTTGTCAGTATTCTTCCCATCAGTTCAAGCTAGCTATAAAGCTAACATTACTACACAGCAGAAGGCTAATCAAGTCCCTTTTAACATAGCTATCAAAGTTTAATgtcttttataaaaaatgtgctTGCTGCATCAAGAACAGTAATTACTTTCTTATGCAGTGAGCATGAGTAATGGGTAAAGATAACATGTTAATTACTTTCTTATGCAGTGAGCAAGAATAATGGGTAATGATAACACAGTAATTACATTCTTATGCAGTGAGCATGGGAAATGGGTAATGATAACACAGTAATTACTTCCTTATGCAATGAGTATAAGTAATGGGTAATGATAACACAGTAATTACTTTCCTATGCAGTGAGTATGAGTAATGGGTAATGATAACATGGTACTTTTCTCTCATTCAATGCCATTTCATCATCACTTGTGGTAGCACACAGAAACTACTTGTGGAGAGAAAAAAGGCACTCAATTAATCTTTGGACTTGTTTTTCATAAcaagaggttgtgtgtgtgtgtgtgtgtgtgtgtgtgtgtgtctcaccggTCCACAGCGATGGCCATCATGGAGTAGATGCTGGCAAACACCGCCGTCACTGGGAGGAAGTTGTGGAACTTGCAGTAGGCGAGGCCGAAGTACCAGTCGCCATGAGCGGCGTAGACAAAGTTCACCAGCGTGTTGAAGGCTGCCATGGACGTGTCCGCCAGCGCCAGGTTAAACAGGAAGTAGTTGGTCACCGTGCGCATCCGTCCGTGTGCCAGGATGATCCACAAGACGATGAGGTTGCCGCTCAACGACACCAACAGCACCAGGCTGTAGGCCGCCGCCCACAGGGCCAGACGCCACGCCGGCTGAACAAACTGGTTGGTGTGGTTGGTGAGGTTCCCAGCACCACCCGGGACGGTGGAGGTGTTACCGGGTTGGATCATGATGCAGCAATGATGGGGTTTCagtggggaagggagagagagggagtggagagagggagagagagagagggagggagtggagagcgagagagatggacaggggAGATTACCAGCAGTGGTTCTACTGTTTATTGAATGTGTCCTGTGGCAGGAGTCTGGATGTCATCAGCTCCTAACTCCCACCCAGGAGAGAACGTCTTCAAGAGGCTACGAAACCTCTGATCTCCTGGAGAAGAGCCTCTCAGACAGTCAGATAAACAGACACTATTCATAGTTAACTGCACTGGAGTCAAGAAatatctctccctcacacacactctctctcacacacacacatacaccctctcacacacacacacactctcacacatgcacacactctctcacacgcacacactctcacacagcTCACTTTCAGAGAAACATTAACAGGCAGAAAGGCTGGTCTGTTATATTGAATGACAGCTTAACAGTCAGACAAATGTTAGAtttactgctgtgtgtgtgtgtgtgtgtgtgtgtctttctgtctgtctgtctgtgcgtctctctgcctgtctgtctgtgcgtctctctgcctgtctgtctgtctgtgtgtctctctgcctgtctgtctgtgtgtctctctgcctgtctgtctgtgtgtgtgtatgtgtgtgcgtatgtgtgtgtgtgtatgtgatgaaTAAGAAAGCCGCAGACTTcggatgtgtgtgttggtgacagtGTTTAATATTGAGAGACAGGATTGAGGGGGTCTAAAATGTCTCCCTATAAAGTGGACTTTCAGTCCCCAGGGAACAGAGTACCAACACTTAACAAGTCCTTCACTCCTCAGGGAACAGAGTACCAACACTTAACAAGTCCTCCACTCCCTGGATACCAACACTTAACAAGTCCTCCACTCCCCTGGGAACAGGGTATCATTATGTACACATCCTCAGTCTATACTGATAAAAAATTATCAGTATTATACCATACAGCATTATCCATTAGCAGTACATAATCCATTATGTATACATAATCAGTTATGTACTGTACAACATTCATGATGAGCAATACATAATccataatgtatacattattagTCATACACCACACAACATTATCCATGAGCAGTACATAATACATTATGTATACATTATCAGTCATGTACCGTACAACATTCTCGATGAGCAAATTCATAATCCGCGATGTATACATTATCAGTCATAAACATGATCAGAAACCATACAGTATTTTTCGTGTGTATTTATCAATGAAGTACATGTATCCTTATACACTAACAGGGATATTCTTTGCCATCCTGGAAACAAaatagtctctctctctctcgctcacacacaccacatacaaaAAGCTGTAGAAAAATAGTCTTAGAAAATTACAAACATCAACTCTGGAACGTATCATAGACTTTAAATACAGACCTACTGACATACAGACCTTCAAAACATAAACACTGACATTGTCCTACTGACAcagacataaagacagacatactgacataaacctacagacagagagattcagacagtcagacagaggtacagacagacacacagacactgtggATTCATAATGACAGAAACAAAACCACTTatacaggcacagacacacctAAACTATTAGAAGTTGGATATTGCTGGTAATGAAACGCCATCTTGTGGCTACATGTAGGTACTGTTCTACTAAAGTCTCACTGTTTAGGCACAGAAATCTGA from Esox lucius isolate fEsoLuc1 chromosome 24, fEsoLuc1.pri, whole genome shotgun sequence carries:
- the LOC106024062 gene encoding neuromedin-K receptor-like, whose protein sequence is MRTVTNYFLFNLALADTSMAAFNTLVNFVYAAHGDWYFGLAYCKFHNFLPVTAVFASIYSMMAIAVDRYIAIIYPLKPRLSATVTRAVIGCIWSMAVVLAFPLCYYSTTKRIGQRTLCYVFWPHSAQDAFIYHIIVAVLVYMLPLVVMTVTYSLVGRTLWGGEIPGDYNDNYHLQIQAKRKVVKMMIMVVVTFAVCWLPYHLYFLVTGLNRQLQRVKAIQQVYLSVLWLAMSSTMYNPIIYCCLNNRFRAGFKRALRCCPFIHLTEYDQMELGSIGFHANRKSSSVYTLTRLESGSTDERNFRGRRSQGGRHGSMIYNGLGRHGTQHTYLSQASYHSNPRGSVTAIQLT